A stretch of Endozoicomonas sp. SCSIO W0465 DNA encodes these proteins:
- a CDS encoding PepSY domain-containing protein, which translates to MKVFSFSTPLVAGVLAGLALPLPVVFAAGSNTAAISAHLEQPDKLRSMVPLDQLIVITRNKFGNQASDVVVHSARLLEQSRQKVVVIDFMDANNQLERVIYDAFSGKQVDHAPMQMPMPMEEILSKVERKYPGSNRTRTWLERQDGSMVYVIELTDKQFKMKRHQLTMDAYTGRVITDETYDMKPDGKQISLEQIINKAREKYRGMVVLRTRSRMKDNIKVREIVFLDGNRVRHKMVVNAVTGEVIEDRIAPLSWI; encoded by the coding sequence ATGAAAGTGTTCAGTTTTAGTACACCATTGGTGGCAGGAGTATTGGCGGGTCTGGCTCTGCCCTTACCTGTGGTTTTTGCTGCAGGCAGCAACACGGCTGCCATTTCGGCACACCTTGAACAGCCAGACAAGCTGAGATCGATGGTACCTCTTGACCAGCTGATAGTGATAACACGAAATAAGTTTGGTAATCAGGCTTCTGACGTGGTTGTACACTCAGCCCGGTTGCTGGAACAGAGTCGCCAGAAGGTGGTTGTTATTGACTTTATGGATGCCAATAACCAGCTGGAACGGGTTATTTATGACGCTTTCAGTGGCAAGCAGGTTGATCATGCCCCTATGCAGATGCCCATGCCTATGGAAGAGATATTGTCGAAAGTCGAGCGTAAATATCCCGGATCGAACAGAACGCGAACCTGGCTGGAGAGACAGGATGGCAGTATGGTGTATGTTATAGAGCTGACAGACAAACAGTTTAAAATGAAGCGACACCAGTTAACCATGGACGCTTATACCGGTAGGGTAATTACGGACGAAACCTACGACATGAAACCCGATGGTAAGCAGATATCCCTTGAGCAGATTATCAACAAGGCACGGGAAAAATACCGTGGGATGGTTGTGCTGAGAACCAGAAGCCGTATGAAAGACAATATCAAGGTAAGAGAGATTGTCTTTCTGGATGGTAATCGCGTAAGGCATAAAATGGTGGTTAACGCGGTGACTGGAGAAGTAATAGAAGACAGGATTGCGCCGTTGAGCTGGATCTGA
- a CDS encoding APC family permease: MLPVSSWQPIRFLLFKKRTMKKKTASHVRLKKLPHKLNVFTLTMINVAAILALHALPSLAEYGYSLVFYLGLAALCFFIPSALVSAELASGWQGEGGVYLWVTEAFGPKWGVVAIFMQWVENLPWFAMVLSFAASAVAYIIHPVLADNKWFVVGFIWLALAFSTLVNLRGLKFSALLSTTGVIVGSIIPCLIIITLGGMYLLSGKPTAIHFSWAATIPTFENLQHLMLMAAMLVSFTGMEMSAVHVTEVKDPGKSYPRAIFSACALIIALSLLASLSIALVIPANDVSLSAGVDQALNTFFTIHNLSWLAPVITLLIAYGAMIMVITWMIGPSKGIREAAREGYFPSLWQKSNKYGVPVPILILQALLSALLSLAILLMPSVSSAFMLMNALAAQLYLIMYLLMFAAAIKLRYSRPDIYRSYRIPGGFTGIWLVSGTAIITSCFVFIFGFIPTASVRAEGLNAIFDYIGFLLAGCLVFMFLPLFYFHRSGYRSIHHVKRHR; the protein is encoded by the coding sequence ATGCTCCCGGTCAGCTCGTGGCAACCGATCCGATTCCTGCTCTTTAAAAAGAGAACGATGAAGAAAAAAACAGCAAGCCATGTACGTTTAAAAAAGCTGCCGCACAAGCTCAATGTTTTTACACTGACCATGATCAATGTTGCAGCCATTCTGGCACTCCATGCACTCCCCAGTCTGGCAGAGTACGGTTACTCACTGGTTTTCTATCTCGGCCTGGCAGCACTGTGTTTCTTTATTCCTTCCGCCCTGGTATCAGCAGAGCTGGCTTCCGGCTGGCAGGGTGAAGGTGGGGTCTACCTATGGGTTACCGAAGCTTTTGGCCCCAAGTGGGGGGTCGTTGCCATTTTTATGCAGTGGGTAGAAAACCTGCCCTGGTTTGCCATGGTGCTTTCTTTTGCGGCTTCTGCAGTGGCCTACATCATTCATCCGGTACTGGCAGACAACAAATGGTTTGTGGTCGGGTTTATCTGGCTGGCCCTGGCTTTTTCTACCCTGGTCAACCTGAGAGGGCTTAAGTTCTCTGCTCTGCTTAGCACCACGGGCGTTATTGTTGGCAGCATTATTCCCTGCCTGATTATTATCACCCTGGGGGGGATGTACCTTCTGTCAGGTAAACCCACTGCCATTCATTTTTCCTGGGCAGCCACCATCCCAACGTTTGAAAATCTCCAGCATCTGATGCTGATGGCGGCCATGCTGGTGTCGTTTACCGGTATGGAGATGTCAGCCGTTCACGTCACTGAGGTCAAAGACCCGGGAAAGAGTTATCCAAGAGCGATTTTTTCCGCCTGCGCTCTGATCATCGCACTATCATTGCTGGCATCGCTTTCCATCGCGCTGGTCATCCCGGCCAATGATGTCAGCCTGAGTGCCGGTGTTGATCAGGCGCTCAACACCTTCTTTACTATCCATAACCTCTCCTGGCTGGCCCCGGTCATTACCCTGCTGATTGCCTATGGTGCCATGATAATGGTGATCACCTGGATGATCGGCCCTTCCAAAGGGATTCGCGAAGCTGCCCGTGAAGGCTATTTCCCAAGCCTGTGGCAGAAGAGCAATAAATACGGTGTGCCTGTCCCCATTTTAATTCTACAGGCCTTACTGTCTGCCCTCCTGTCACTGGCTATTTTATTGATGCCATCAGTCAGCAGTGCCTTTATGTTAATGAATGCCCTCGCTGCACAGCTTTATCTGATCATGTATCTGCTGATGTTTGCTGCGGCAATCAAACTGCGCTATTCACGACCTGATATATACAGAAGTTATCGTATACCCGGCGGCTTCACCGGCATCTGGCTGGTTTCCGGAACGGCCATTATCACCAGCTGCTTCGTCTTTATCTTTGGCTTTATCCCTACCGCTTCAGTTCGTGCAGAAGGGTTAAACGCAATCTTTGACTATATCGGGTTTCTGCTGGCAGGGTGCCTTGTTTTCATGTTCCTGCCACTGTTTTATTTCCATCGTTCAGGGTACAGGAGTATTCACCATGTTAAGCGACACCGCTAA
- a CDS encoding amino acid permease, producing the protein MLSDTAKQQGATSQQNPSGKNSEARKLGMIGATFLIISSLAGSGVIALPQQLAFTGSITLISFILVTAGALFLTLVYVRAGERFQDPSPTALATSISPILGAQCGFFYVYGNLISNVSILIAGLGYLAMFIPELNDPIVLGVTIIALIWLFVALSLRGVGVIAQVVSITVTLLLVAVVLTSVLGWIEFSPVQFQENWNVSGKGEGSAIMAGFAILIFSYVGVESVATNAAQIENPHKVVPIATIIGFLIVAVFYVLSTTVIEGMFTAQQIQDAPASFALSMEKISHSSYVGQTVSLVMSVACIASFIVWGLNSVSAAKTSADNGFLPKAYCYTNRFGIPSIGLVINAAIMTVVEVVLMMMGSDIAEAFDLSVTISVLLLLFPYFWSGMALLKQDRVENKKSLSNIIIVTLSSIFIISAFASADFGELMIVIAMALIVPGIYAVLMNVKIVSVDSNDEL; encoded by the coding sequence ATGTTAAGCGACACCGCTAAACAGCAAGGGGCTACCTCCCAACAGAATCCTTCCGGAAAAAACAGCGAAGCCAGGAAACTGGGAATGATTGGCGCCACATTTCTGATTATCTCCAGCCTGGCAGGCAGTGGCGTTATTGCCCTGCCCCAGCAACTGGCATTTACCGGTTCGATTACCCTGATTTCATTTATTCTGGTCACCGCCGGTGCGCTGTTCCTCACCCTGGTGTACGTCAGGGCCGGCGAACGTTTTCAAGACCCGAGCCCTACGGCGCTGGCCACCTCCATCAGTCCCATTCTCGGGGCCCAGTGTGGATTTTTCTATGTCTATGGCAACCTGATTTCCAATGTCTCCATCCTGATCGCCGGGTTGGGCTACCTGGCTATGTTTATCCCGGAACTGAACGACCCGATCGTGCTTGGCGTCACCATTATTGCGTTGATCTGGCTATTCGTTGCCCTCTCGTTGCGTGGCGTTGGCGTTATCGCCCAGGTGGTCTCCATCACCGTCACCCTGTTACTGGTGGCCGTGGTGCTGACCAGCGTACTGGGCTGGATCGAGTTCAGCCCGGTGCAGTTTCAGGAAAACTGGAATGTATCCGGCAAAGGTGAAGGCTCTGCCATTATGGCCGGCTTTGCCATTCTGATCTTCTCGTATGTCGGGGTCGAGAGCGTTGCCACCAATGCCGCACAGATTGAGAATCCCCATAAAGTGGTGCCCATTGCCACCATTATCGGCTTTCTGATCGTGGCTGTTTTTTACGTCCTGTCCACCACAGTCATAGAGGGCATGTTCACCGCTCAGCAAATCCAGGACGCCCCGGCCTCATTTGCCCTGTCCATGGAGAAAATTTCCCACTCATCCTATGTCGGGCAGACCGTTTCCCTGGTCATGTCGGTTGCCTGCATTGCCAGCTTCATCGTTTGGGGCTTAAACTCCGTGAGTGCCGCCAAAACCAGTGCCGACAATGGTTTTTTACCCAAGGCTTACTGCTATACCAACCGTTTTGGTATTCCCAGCATCGGGCTGGTAATCAACGCGGCGATTATGACTGTAGTGGAGGTGGTTCTGATGATGATGGGCAGCGATATTGCCGAAGCGTTTGATCTTTCCGTGACCATTTCGGTTCTGCTACTGCTGTTCCCTTATTTCTGGTCCGGTATGGCGTTGCTAAAACAGGATCGCGTGGAGAATAAGAAATCCCTGTCCAATATTATTATTGTCACATTGTCGTCAATATTTATTATCTCTGCCTTTGCCTCTGCTGATTTTGGCGAACTGATGATCGTTATCGCCATGGCCCTGATAGTACCGGGAATCTATGCAGTACTGATGAATGTCAAGATTGTGAGTGTGGATAGTAATGATGAACTCTGA
- a CDS encoding Orn/Lys/Arg decarboxylase N-terminal domain-containing protein, whose product MKITKRAWPVLIISAQFDANNDEGLRLRALVENLEEVQELTVHPSFSYEDGVEIFMSRSDLGAVIIDWDIQSETGTENMEPEALISLVRSRNRHIPILLLTERLGAANIPTHVLEIINDALWKTADTIEFLAGRINVFVNEYIRSVYPGFFGALVEYAQEYKYAWHTPGHMGGEGFLHSPAGRAMHDFYGENVFRADLSVSVPELGSLLDHSGVVGDAEKNSARVFGADYTYYVLNGTSNVNQIIWRSQLVRDDIAFVDRNCHKSLNYAMVITDAYPVYMVPRRNKRGIIGPCRLSEFSEESIHSKIDAHPNIPAEIKSQSTVKMSALTNSTYDGICYNVINIKKELQQSVENLHFDEAWYAYARFHPIYKDHFGMADDDRNSDHPPIFCSHSTHKLLTAFSQASMMHIRSGSKVKINPDEINESYMMHSSTSPQYSMIASLDVATKMMDDNGEILLNDIILESIRLRQKVTRIAREMKTAKSWFFEMWQPRIVNYDGSDTAFENVPVEYLGSHQQPWVFNRKNDWHGFDEIEDNYAMLDPIKLTFITPGLDDVGNLTDEGIPASIVTDYLIKHGIVCEKTDYYSFLLLNSLGTTKAKQSSLLSALLKFKALYDSNAPLEQALPALVNDYPETYAGVGLKDHSNNIHQYFKEQQLLDKMQAAFQVIPDPAMKPADAYHCVVRKQVEYVELEAMKGRVPAVMIVPYPPGIPIMMGGESMNDKANPIFDYLMARQNFENLFPGYESDIHGVERIERDGKNFFRTLCVKE is encoded by the coding sequence ATGAAAATCACCAAACGAGCATGGCCAGTCCTGATTATCTCTGCTCAGTTTGACGCTAACAATGATGAAGGTTTACGTCTGCGAGCACTGGTTGAGAACCTGGAAGAAGTTCAGGAACTGACCGTACACCCATCATTCAGTTATGAAGACGGTGTGGAAATATTCATGTCCCGTTCTGATTTGGGGGCGGTCATTATCGACTGGGACATTCAAAGCGAAACCGGCACTGAGAATATGGAGCCGGAAGCACTGATCAGCCTGGTTCGCTCACGTAACCGACATATTCCGATCCTGCTCCTGACCGAACGACTGGGCGCAGCTAATATTCCTACTCATGTCCTTGAGATCATTAATGATGCCCTGTGGAAAACCGCCGATACCATCGAATTTCTGGCCGGGCGTATTAATGTTTTTGTCAATGAGTATATCCGAAGTGTCTACCCGGGCTTTTTTGGTGCGCTGGTTGAATACGCCCAGGAGTACAAATACGCCTGGCACACCCCTGGCCATATGGGTGGCGAAGGCTTTCTGCACAGCCCTGCAGGCAGGGCCATGCATGACTTTTATGGTGAAAATGTCTTTCGCGCCGATCTCTCAGTCTCAGTGCCGGAGCTCGGGTCGTTGCTGGATCATTCCGGTGTGGTGGGCGATGCCGAGAAAAACTCTGCACGAGTGTTTGGCGCTGACTACACCTATTACGTGCTTAATGGCACATCCAACGTTAACCAGATCATCTGGCGCAGTCAGCTGGTCAGGGATGACATCGCCTTTGTTGACCGCAACTGCCATAAATCCCTGAACTACGCCATGGTCATCACCGATGCCTATCCGGTATACATGGTGCCAAGAAGAAACAAGCGGGGAATTATCGGCCCCTGCCGTTTATCCGAGTTCTCAGAAGAGTCCATCCACAGCAAAATTGATGCGCACCCCAATATTCCGGCAGAGATAAAAAGCCAGAGTACAGTAAAAATGTCAGCACTGACTAACTCAACCTATGACGGCATCTGCTACAACGTAATCAACATTAAAAAAGAACTTCAGCAAAGCGTCGAAAATCTCCATTTTGACGAAGCCTGGTATGCCTACGCCCGGTTTCATCCGATCTATAAAGATCACTTTGGCATGGCGGATGACGACAGGAACAGCGATCACCCCCCCATCTTCTGCTCCCACTCGACCCATAAACTGCTGACGGCTTTCTCCCAGGCATCCATGATGCATATCCGCAGTGGCAGTAAAGTCAAAATCAACCCGGATGAGATTAACGAATCCTATATGATGCACTCATCCACCTCGCCACAATACAGCATGATTGCATCGCTGGACGTTGCCACCAAAATGATGGACGACAACGGTGAAATTCTACTGAACGACATTATCCTGGAGTCTATTCGACTTCGCCAGAAAGTCACCCGCATCGCCAGAGAAATGAAGACCGCCAAAAGCTGGTTTTTCGAAATGTGGCAACCCCGCATCGTCAATTACGATGGCAGCGATACGGCGTTTGAAAATGTTCCGGTGGAATACCTGGGCAGCCACCAGCAACCCTGGGTGTTCAACCGAAAAAATGACTGGCACGGTTTTGACGAAATTGAAGACAACTATGCCATGCTGGACCCCATCAAGCTGACGTTCATCACGCCGGGACTTGATGACGTCGGCAACCTTACCGATGAAGGCATTCCTGCGTCCATCGTTACCGACTACCTGATCAAACACGGCATCGTCTGTGAAAAAACCGATTACTACTCTTTCCTGCTGCTTAACTCGCTGGGCACCACCAAAGCCAAACAAAGCTCCCTGCTCTCTGCACTGCTCAAATTCAAAGCCCTTTACGACAGCAATGCCCCTCTGGAGCAGGCACTACCCGCACTGGTCAATGACTATCCAGAGACGTATGCCGGGGTTGGCCTGAAGGATCACAGCAACAACATTCACCAGTATTTTAAAGAACAACAGCTGCTCGACAAGATGCAGGCGGCTTTCCAGGTGATTCCAGATCCGGCCATGAAACCCGCCGATGCCTACCATTGCGTCGTCAGGAAACAGGTTGAGTATGTCGAGCTGGAAGCCATGAAAGGCCGTGTTCCAGCCGTTATGATCGTTCCCTACCCTCCGGGCATCCCGATCATGATGGGCGGTGAGTCCATGAACGATAAAGCCAACCCCATTTTTGACTACCTGATGGCAAGACAGAATTTTGAAAACCTGTTTCCGGGCTACGAAAGCGATATACACGGCGTTGAACGGATAGAACGGGATGGCAAGAACTTTTTCCGCACCTTGTGTGTGAAGGAGTAA